In a genomic window of Scyliorhinus torazame isolate Kashiwa2021f chromosome 5, sScyTor2.1, whole genome shotgun sequence:
- the sox3 gene encoding transcription factor Sox-3, with amino-acid sequence MYSMMETELKSAMPQANVGGSGPGSNGKNANNNPDRVKRPMNAFMVWSRGQRRKMAQENPKMHNSEISKRLGADWKLLSDSEKRPFIDEAKRLRALHMKEHPDYKYRPRRKTKTLIKKDKYSLPGGLLSPGAVAVNSSVGVSQRMDSYPHMNGWANGTYPLMQDQLAYSQHAGINSPQIQQMHRYEMASLQYSPMMSTAQTYMNAASTYSMSPGYGQQNTPAMALSSMVKTEPTTPPPLSSHPRGACLGDLRDMISMYLPPGGDGSDPASQGSRLHSVHQHYQSTALPGTALGQTTFLHGRDSF; translated from the exons ATGTATAGCATGATGGAGACCGAGCTGAAGTCGGCTATGCCCCAGGCCAACGTGGGCGGCAGCGGCCCGGGCAGCAATGGCAAGAACGCCAATAACAACCCGGACCGGGTGAAGCGGCCCATGAACGCCTTCATGGTCTGGTCCCGGGGCCAGAGACGGAAGATGGCCCAGGAGAACCCCAAGATGCACAACTCGGAGATCAGCAAAAGGCTGGGGGCGGACTGGAAGCTGCTGTCCGACTCCGAGAAGCGGCCCTTCATTGATGAAGCCAAGAGGCTGCGAGCTCTGCACATGAAGGAACATCCGGATTACAAATACCGACCCAGGCGGAAGACCAAAACCCTCATCAAAAAGGACAAGTACTCCCTGCCCGGCGGCCTGCTGTCCCCGGGGGCGGTGGCGGTCAACAGCAGCGTGGGGGTCAGCCAGAGAATGGACAGCTACCCCCACATGAACGGCTGGGCGAACGGTACGTACCCGCTGATGCAGGACCAGTTGGCCTATTCCCAGCacgccggcatcaacagcccccagaTCCAGCAGATGCACCGCTACGAGATGGCCAGCCTGCAGTACAGCCCCATGATGTCCACGGCCCAGACCTACATGAACGCGGCGTCCACCTACAGCATGTCCCCGGGCTATGGGCAGCAGAACACTCCGGCCATGGCGCTCAGCTCCATGGTGAAGACAGAGCCGACCACCCCCCCTCCGCTCAGCTCCCATCCCCGGGGAGCCTGCCTGGGTGACCTGCGGGATATGATTAGCATGTACCTTCCTCCCGGGGGCGACGGCAGCGACCCCGCTTCCCAGGGCAGCAGACTTCACAGTGTTCACCAACACTATCAGAGTACAGCACTGCCCGGCACAGCG TTGGGACAAACAACGTTTCTACACGGACGAGATTCCTTTTAG